The stretch of DNA TTTTTCTGCGCTGACTTAAAATAAAGTGGGGCGAAGAATATTGAAGAAAAGAGATCGTTTTTTTAATTTGGAATATATTAATTACCATTTAGACGTCTGTAAGGCAGGAAAAAACTAATTAGAATCGAAGTCTAATAACAGTTGTGATGACATTAGAAGGTAGGTGGATATTTTTGCATGCCCATTTAAAGGCCGGTGATGACGTTACAGACTGTGTGGGTTTATTGATTTCCATACTGGTTCGTTATCCCCAAGTAGCTTCTATAAATTTTGATCCATGGGAGCACATATTAAGGTTTAATTTTATTTGTTCACAGGTTTTGAATGAGGATGAATTTGAAGAGTTTAAGATACTGCTTTTAAACTCTATTCAAACATATAATTATCTGGAAAAGAAAGATGCCATACTGGTAGAAATTTCACACCAGGTTTATGAAGATTTGACGTTGATAGAGATTAGAAGAGATGTGGGTACACTGGTTCAGGAAGAAATTGCCCTGGTGGTGGCAGTCTTTAACCAGTTTATGGGAGGAAATTTGGTTTCTGACTTAAATGAAGCTATAATTGAGGAAGAATTAATTGTTCAGGAAGAGATTATTGAACATATGCTGGAAAGTGTCAGGGCCTCGGTGGAGGATAAACCTTTATATGCCTTTCGGGAAGAGGGCAAAGTGCTTGTTTTTAATAAGTAGGTGGTTGTTACGTTGATACGTCTTATGATGATAGGAGATGTGTTTGGGCGTGCCGGGCGCCGGGCACTTAAGGATAATATACCGGGACTGGTACGGGATGAACAAATTGACCTGGTTTTGGCCAATGGGGAAAATGCGGCCGGGGGAAACGGTATGACCAGGGAAAATGCCAGAGAAATATTCGCTGCCGGTGTCGATGTTATTACTATGGGCAACCATGTTTGGAACAAAAAAGAAATAATTAATTACATTGACAAGGAAAAGAGAATAGTCAGACCTTATAACTACCCGCCTGGAACGCCGGGAACCGGGTTTGGTTTATTTAAAACCAAAAATAACGATATGGTGGGTGTAGTTAATTTGTCTGGTCGGGTATTTATGCCGGAATTGGACTGCCCTTTTAGGTGTGCTGATCAAGTTATACCAATTTTAAGGGAAGAAACCCCCGTTATTTTAATGGACTTTCACGCCGAGGCCACGTCGGAGAAAGCCGCTATGGCCTACTACTTGGACGGCAGGTTATCGGCGGTCTGTGGTACGCATACCCATGTGCAAACAGCCGATGAGCGTATACTGGAAGGGGGTACGGCGTTTATTACCGATGTGGGTATGACCGGTCCCCGTGATTCAGTGATAGGCGTAAAGAAAGAGTTGGTTGTGCATAAGTTTTTAACTCAAATGCCTCAAAAATTTGAGGCCGCCAACGGTTTATACCAGTTCAATGCTGTAATAATTGATGTTCAGCGGGATACAGGCCAGGCCGTTGCCATAAAGCGTATTCAAAATTATGAATAGTCTTAACAAAAAAGTTAAAAAAATATTGTGTAAAAAAGGAATTTAGCTGCTGCTGCAGAATATATTTTAAAAACAGGGATAATTGCATACATTCTTTCCAGAGAAGAAGGAGGTTCGATGAATGGAAGTGTTAAAGGTTTCAGCAAAATCCAATCCAAACTCTGTAGCTGGTGCCCTTGCCGGAGTGCTAAGGGAGAAGGGATGCGCAGAAATGCAGGCTATTGGCGCGGGTGCATTGAACCAGGCAGTAAAAGCGGTAGCCATTGCCAGAGGATTTGTTGCGCCAAGCGGTGTGGATCTAATTTGTATCCCGGCATTTACGGACATATTAATAGACGGAGAAGAGAGAACAGCAATTAAGTTAATTGTCGAACCCCGGTAAGTTACTAATCATTTTGATGTGTCAAAAGCAACCTGTTTATTCTAATTAAAGAATAAACAGGTTTTTTAGTTTTTTAATGAACGGGGGCGATGAACATTGTATACACCATGGATTGTGGACGGTCATTGTGATACGCTGACGGCCATGGCTAAAGAAAACCGCACTTTCAGTGAAAGATCCGCCAGGGGACAGCTGGATTTACCGCGTATGCGGTCGGGCGATATAATGGTGCAGTTTTTTGCGGCCTTTATTGCACCCAGGTATAAAGATATGGCTTTAAAAAGATGTCTACAGTTGATAGATATTTTTTATGCGGAAATACTTCAAGACCAGAGCAGTGTTGAGCTGGCCTTAAATGCAGAGGATATTCACCGGGTTACCGGAGCAGGTAAAATTGCCGCGCTGCTATCTATTGAAGGTGGTGAAGCGCTGGCCGGCGATATAGCGTTATTGAGAACCTTTTACCGCTTGGGAGTGCGTTCGATAACATTGACCTGGAATGGGCGCAACGAGCTGGGGGATGGAGTGGGGGAAGATTTTGCTGCCGGTGGTTTAAGCTTGTTTGGCCGTTCGGTGGTGCAGGCGATGAATGACCTGGGTATGTTGATTGACGTAGCTCATCTGGCCCCCCGGGGATTCTGGGACGTGGCCGAAACATCCAGCAAGCCCTTTGCCGCCACCCATGCCAACTGCCGGGCGGTGTGTGATCATCCCCGCAATTTAGATGATGATCAAATAGAATACCTGGCCCGGAACGGTGGTATAGTGGGGCTGACTTTTGTTCCCGAGTTTGTAGATCAACATAATCCCAGCCTGTCAGCATTCATCAAGCATATTGATCATATTGCATCTCGTTTTGGTACGCATTGCATTGGGTTAGGATCTGACTTTGATGGTATGGATAAGGTTACGCCGGGATTGCATGACGCCACCTGTGGCCCGTACCTCGCCGAAGCGCTGATAAGTCATGGTTACAGTCACGAACAGGTAGCCGGTATAATGGGAGGAAATTGGTTAAGGCTGTTGACCGTGGTTTTAAAATAATTTGCAAAGGATTGAGGATAGTCCGAAATGTTCATTTAACTATGGTACAATAATGGTACAATATAAACATGTTTTTTGTTCGAGATATGATATGTTAGGGTGATAATAATGTTTGCTGATTTGCATATACATACTACCTACTCCGACGGTTTAAGTACTCCGGAGGAAGTAGTGCGTATGGCTGCGCATACCAAATTGCGGGCTTTGGCTATAACCGATCACGATACCATGGAGGGTACCCAGTCGGCAAGGCTGGAGGCTGCCTTGCATGGAATTGACATTGTAGATGGAGTGGAATTAAGTACTGAATGCGATGGCCTGGAAGTACATATCCTTGCTTATTGTATAGATCCCAACAATACCTATTTTCAGGAACACTTGAATGTCTTTCGCAATGCCCGGCTGAAAAGAGCTCAAAAAATTGTGGCCAAGTTACAGCATATGGGGATTGATATTACTTTTGATCAGGTACTTGAGCTGGCCGGGTCCGGTTCAGTGGGCAGGCCGCATATTGCCCAGGCTTTAATGGCTGGTGGGAAAACCAGCAGTATTACTGAGGCCTTTGAACAATATATTGGTGTGGGTAAACCAGCTTATGAGCCCAGATTAAAATATCACCCGGTGGAGATGGTTAAGCTGGTCAGAAAGTTGGGCGGTGTGCCTGTACTGGCTCACCCGGGCATATCCTGCGGTGAGGACTTAATAAATTCCCTGATTGATGCCGGGTTGCAGGGGCTGGAAGTGTATCATCCCAAACATTCGCGGCATGTAGAAGATTACTATCTGGGGCTTTGCCGAACATACGGGCTGGTAGCCACCGGTGGCTCTGATTTCCACGGTGTAGGCGTAACAGGGCACGGGCGTCTGGGGGAGGCCAGGGTACCTTATGCGGCGGTTAAACAGTTGTGGGCGCTGGCCACAAAAAATAGTAAGCTTTAGAATTACCTGGCGGAGGAAATGTATATGGAAAAAGCGCGTAGAATACAAAATATGGGTTCAGCGATTTTCAATGAAATGGAGGAACTAAAAAAGAAAGTAGAGCAGCGGGGCGTTGAGGTAATTAATCTGGGGGTGGGTAGTCCGGATCGCCCGCCGGCACAACATATTATCGAAGCTATGCACAAGGCTCTTGATAATCTGGATAATTATCGTTACCCGCTGGTTGGCCAGCTAGCGCTGCGCCAGGCGGTGGCTAACTGGTATAAAAACAGGTTCAGGGTAGAATTAGACCCAGCCGATGAGGTACTGGTTTTAATGGGTTCCCAGGACGGTTTGGCTCACATAGCAATGGCTTATATCAATCCGGGAGACATTGCCCTGATTCCTGATCCTGGCTATCCCATATATGCTGCCAGTATAGTGTTGGCGGAGGGTGAAATTTACCCTATGCCTTTATTGGCGAAAAATGACTTTTTACCGGATTTGCAAGCCATACCGCAAGATGTGGCCCGACAAGCCAAGTTGCTTTGGGTGAATTATCCAAACAACCCGGTGGCTGCTTCAGCTAACCGGCAATTTTTTGCGGAGCTTGTAAATTTCGCCCGGGAGTATGACATCGTGGTTTGTCATGACATTGCCTATTGCGAGCTTGCCTTTGACGGCTTTGAGCCCGTTAGTTTTCTGGAGGCGCCGGGAGCTAAGGAAGTAGGTATTGAATTTTATTCACTTTCTAAAACTTATAACATGGCAGGCTGCAGGATTGGATTTGCCGTGGGTAATGCGGGTGTTTTAGAGGCACTGAATAGAATAAAAACTAATATTGATTATGGTGTGTTCAACGTTGTTCAGAAGGCTGGTATAGCAGCTTTGGAAGGACCCCAGGATTGTGTGCGGGAAAACGCAGAGTATTATCGCCGTCGTCGGGATGTGCTGGTGGACGGCCTTGCCGGTTTGGGCTGGGAAGTGCCCCGACCCAATGCCTCCATGTTTGTTTGGGCACCTCTGCCCAAAGGATATAATTGTTCCTGCCGGGAATTTGCCTTAAAAATGCTGCACAGCACTGGTGTACTGGTGATACCGGGCACTGCTTTCGGAAAAATGGGTGAGGGATACCTGCGTATTGCTTTGGTGCGGGATGAGCCTGTGCTGCAAGAGGCGGTTCGCCGTATTGGTGAATTTTTACGCTCCGGGGAACAGGCGTGATATGTCTATTTAAAAACCACCGGACATATAATAAAACTATATTAAGACGGTCAAGGTGGTGTTGCGATGAAAGAATACCCGGATGTTCAATATTTCCAGCGCAGGATTCAGGAATTGGAGGATAAGGTGGACCAACTCCGTCTTAGCCGTAGGGTATTGATGAATTTAGTAGAAAAAGTGGAAAAAGAAAAGACATTTTTTATGACCAGGCTGGAAAAGGAAAACCGCCGTTTACACCGTAATAATTACAAGTATGCCTGTTGGTTATTGAAGAAAAACAGGCAAATTGTAGAACTTGAATCCAAAATTAAAGGTCAGTAAAGATACTATAATTAATTACTGATGACCCTAATGAGGGGTCTTTTTTTTACAAGTTATGATATAATTCAAAAGAGAGAGATTAACCCGTGATGG from Desulfoscipio gibsoniae DSM 7213 encodes:
- a CDS encoding LL-diaminopimelate aminotransferase — protein: MEKARRIQNMGSAIFNEMEELKKKVEQRGVEVINLGVGSPDRPPAQHIIEAMHKALDNLDNYRYPLVGQLALRQAVANWYKNRFRVELDPADEVLVLMGSQDGLAHIAMAYINPGDIALIPDPGYPIYAASIVLAEGEIYPMPLLAKNDFLPDLQAIPQDVARQAKLLWVNYPNNPVAASANRQFFAELVNFAREYDIVVCHDIAYCELAFDGFEPVSFLEAPGAKEVGIEFYSLSKTYNMAGCRIGFAVGNAGVLEALNRIKTNIDYGVFNVVQKAGIAALEGPQDCVRENAEYYRRRRDVLVDGLAGLGWEVPRPNASMFVWAPLPKGYNCSCREFALKMLHSTGVLVIPGTAFGKMGEGYLRIALVRDEPVLQEAVRRIGEFLRSGEQA
- a CDS encoding TIGR00282 family metallophosphoesterase; its protein translation is MRLMMIGDVFGRAGRRALKDNIPGLVRDEQIDLVLANGENAAGGNGMTRENAREIFAAGVDVITMGNHVWNKKEIINYIDKEKRIVRPYNYPPGTPGTGFGLFKTKNNDMVGVVNLSGRVFMPELDCPFRCADQVIPILREETPVILMDFHAEATSEKAAMAYYLDGRLSAVCGTHTHVQTADERILEGGTAFITDVGMTGPRDSVIGVKKELVVHKFLTQMPQKFEAANGLYQFNAVIIDVQRDTGQAVAIKRIQNYE
- a CDS encoding stage V sporulation protein S, translating into MEVLKVSAKSNPNSVAGALAGVLREKGCAEMQAIGAGALNQAVKAVAIARGFVAPSGVDLICIPAFTDILIDGEERTAIKLIVEPR
- a CDS encoding PHP domain-containing protein, coding for MFADLHIHTTYSDGLSTPEEVVRMAAHTKLRALAITDHDTMEGTQSARLEAALHGIDIVDGVELSTECDGLEVHILAYCIDPNNTYFQEHLNVFRNARLKRAQKIVAKLQHMGIDITFDQVLELAGSGSVGRPHIAQALMAGGKTSSITEAFEQYIGVGKPAYEPRLKYHPVEMVKLVRKLGGVPVLAHPGISCGEDLINSLIDAGLQGLEVYHPKHSRHVEDYYLGLCRTYGLVATGGSDFHGVGVTGHGRLGEARVPYAAVKQLWALATKNSKL
- a CDS encoding dipeptidase, with amino-acid sequence MYTPWIVDGHCDTLTAMAKENRTFSERSARGQLDLPRMRSGDIMVQFFAAFIAPRYKDMALKRCLQLIDIFYAEILQDQSSVELALNAEDIHRVTGAGKIAALLSIEGGEALAGDIALLRTFYRLGVRSITLTWNGRNELGDGVGEDFAAGGLSLFGRSVVQAMNDLGMLIDVAHLAPRGFWDVAETSSKPFAATHANCRAVCDHPRNLDDDQIEYLARNGGIVGLTFVPEFVDQHNPSLSAFIKHIDHIASRFGTHCIGLGSDFDGMDKVTPGLHDATCGPYLAEALISHGYSHEQVAGIMGGNWLRLLTVVLK